A region from the Peromyscus leucopus breed LL Stock chromosome 9, UCI_PerLeu_2.1, whole genome shotgun sequence genome encodes:
- the Zmiz1 gene encoding zinc finger MIZ domain-containing protein 1 isoform X4, whose protein sequence is MQPPLNSMSSMKPTLSHSDGSFPYDSVPWQQNTNQPPGSLSVVTTVWGVTNTSQSQVLGNPMANANNPMNPGGNPMASGMSTSNPGLNSPQFAGQQQQFSSKAGPAQPYIQPNMYGRPGYPGSGGFGASYPGGPSAPAGMGIPPHTRPPADFTQPAAAAAAAAVAAAAATATATATATVAALQETQNKDINQYGPVCSSFQMGPTQAYNSQFMNQPGPRGPASMGGSMNPASMAAGLTPSGMSGPPMGMNQPRPPGISPFGTHGQRMPQQTYPGPRPQSLPIQSIKRPYPGEPNYGNQQYGPNSQFPTQPGQYPNPNPPRPLTSPNYPGQRMPSQPSTGQYPPPTVNMGQYYKPEQFNGQNNTFSGSSYSSYSQGSVNRPPRPVPVANYPHSPVPGNPTPPMTPGSSIPPYLSPSQDVKPPFPPDIKPNMSALPPPPANHNDELRLTFPVRDGVVLEPFRLEHNLAVSNHVFHLRPTVHQTLMWRSDLELQFKCYHHEDRQMNTNWPASVQVSVNATPLTIERGDNKTSHKPLHLKHVCQPGRNTIQITVTACCCSHLFVLQLVHRPSVRSVLQGLLKKRLLPAEHCITKIKRNFSSVAASSGNTTLNGEDGVEQTAIKVSLKCPITFRRIQLPARGHDCKHVQCFDLESYLQLNCERGTWRCPVCNKTALLEGLEVDQYMWGILNAIQHSEFEEVTIDPTCSWRPVPIKSDLHIKDDPDGIPSKRFKTMSPSQMIMPNVMEMIAALGPGPSPYPLPPPPGGTSSTDYSSQGNNYQGHGNFDFPHGNPGGTSMNDFMHGPPQLSHPPDMPNNMAALEKPLSHPMQETMPHAGSSDQPHPSIQQGLHVPHPSSQAGPPLHHGGAPPPSQPPRQPPQAAPSNHPHSDLTFNPSSALEGQAGAQGASDMPEPSLDLLPELTNPDELLSYLDPPDLPSNSNDDLLSLFENN, encoded by the exons ATGCAGCCCCCCCTCAACTCCATGAGCTCCATGAAACCCACTCTGTCGCACAG TGATGGGTCATTTCCTTATGACTCTGTCCCTTGGCAGCAGAACACCAATCAGCCTCCCGGCTCCCTCTCCGTGGTCACCACGGTGTGGGGAGTGACCAACACATCCCAGAGTCAG GTCCTCGGGAACCCCATGGCCAATGCCAACAACCCTATGAATCCGGGCGGCAACCCCATGGCGTCAGGCATGAGCACCAGCAACCCCGGACTCAACTCCCCGCAGTTCGCAGGGCAGCAGCAACAGTTCTCCAGCAAAGCTGGCCCTGCACAGCCCTACATCCAGCCCAACATGTATGGCCGGCCCGGCTACCCCGGTAGCGGGGGCTTCGGAGCCAG TTACCCTGGGGGTCCTAGTGCCCCTGCAGGCATGGGCATCCCTCCACACACCCGGCCTCCTGCTGATTTCACCCAACcagctgcggctgctgctgcagctgcagtaGCAGCAGCGGCCGCCACAGCCaccgccacagccacagccacagtggCAGCCTTGCAGGAGACACAGAACAAGGATATAAACCAGTATGGACCG GTGTGTTCCTCTTTCCAGATGGGTCCCACCCAGGCGTATAACAGCCAATTCATGAACCAACCCGGGCCTCGGGGGCCTGCCTCCATGGGGGGCAGCATGAATCCTGCCAGCATGGCAGCTGGCTTGACACCCTCGGGGATGAGCGGCCCTCCCATGGGCATGAACCAGCCCCGACCACCCGGCATCAGCCCCTTTGGCACACACGGGCAGAGGATGCCCCAGCAGACCTACCCCGGCCCCCGGCCCCAGTCCCTTCCCATTCAGAGCATAAAGAGGCCATACCCAGGAGAG CCCAACTATGGAAACCAGCAATATGGACCAAACAGCCAGTTCCCCACCCAGCCCGGCCAgtaccccaaccccaaccccccgAGGCCACTCACATCTCCCAACTACCCCGGACAAAGGATGCCGAGCCAACCCAGCACCGGGCAGTACCCACCCCCCACGGTCAACATGGGGCAGTATTACAAG CCAGAACAGTTCAATGGGCAGAACAACACCTTCTCTGGAAGCAGCTACAGCAGTTACAGCCAAGGGAGCGTCAACAGG CCTCCCAGGCCGGTTCCTGTGGCAAATTACCCCCACTCGCCTGTTCCAGGGAACCCCACGCCCCCAATGACTCCTGGGAGCAGCATACCTCCCTACCTGTCCCCCAGCCAAGATGTCAAGCCACCCTTCCCACCTGACATCAAGCCAAATATGAGTGCTCTGCCACCGCCCCCAG CCAACCACAACGACGAGCTGCGGCTCACCTTCCCCGTGCGGGATGGCGTGGTTCTGGAGCCCTTCCGCCTGGAGCACAACCTGGCAGTCAGCAACCATGTGTTCCACCTGCGGCCCACGGTTCACCAGACACTGATGTGGAG GTCAGACCTGGAGCTGCAGTTCAAGTGCTACCACCACGAGGATCGGCAGATGAACACCAACTGGCCAGCCTCGGTGCAGGTCAGCGTCAACGCCACACCCCTCACGATCGAGCGAGGCGACAACAAGACCTCCCACAAGCCCCTGCACCTCAAGCATGTCTGCCAGCCGGGCCGTAACACCATCCAGATCACTGTCACCGCCTGCTGCTGT TCCCACCTCTTCGTGCTGCAGCTGGTCCACCGGCCCTCTGTGCGCTCCGTGCTGCAGGGCCTCCTCAAGAAGCGCCTACTGCCCGCCGAGCACTGCATCACCAAAA TCAAGCGGAATTTCAGCAGTGTGGCTGCCTCCTCGGGCAACACAACTCTCAATGGGGAGGATGGTGTGGAGCAGACAGCCATCAAGGTGTCTCTGAAGTGCCCCATCACATTCCGGCGCATACAGCTGCCTGCTCGAGGCCACGATTGCAAGCATGTTCAG TGCTTCGACCTGGAGTCATACCTCCAACTGAATTGCGAGCGAGGGACCTGGAGGTGTCCTGTGTGCAA TAAAACTGCTCTGCTTGAGGGTCTGGAGGTGGATCAGTATATGTGGGGGATCCTGAACGCCATCCAACA CTCCGAGTTTGAAGAGGTCACCATTGACCCTACATGCAGCTGGCGGCCAGTGCCCATCAAGTCGGACCTCCACATCAAGGACGACCCTGATGGCATCCCCTCAAAGCGGTTCAAAACCATGAGCCCCAGCCAGATGATCATGCCCAATGTCATGGAGATGATCGCTGCTCTGGGCCCTGGCCCGTCTCCctaccccctcccacctcctcctggggGAACCAGTTCCACCGACTACAGCAGCCAAG GAAACAACTACCAGGGCCATGGCAATTTTGACTTCCCCCATGGGAATCCCGGAGGGACGTCCATGAACGACTTCATGCATGGCCCCCCCCAGCTCTCCCACCCTCCGGACATGCCCAACAACATGGCCGCCCTCGAGAAACCCCTCAGCCACCCCATGCAGGAAACT aTGCCCCACGCTGGCAGTTCTGACCAGCCCCATCCCTCCATACAACAAGGTTTGCACGTACCACaccccagcagccaggcagggccTCCATTACACCACGGTggggctcctcctccttcccagcctccccGGCAGCCACCACAGGCCGCTCCCAGCAACCATCCACACAGCGACCTGACCTTTAACCCCTCCTCAGCCTTAGAGGGTCAGGCCGGAGCACAGGGAGCATCCGACATGCCGGAACCTTCACTGGAT ctGCTGCCGGAACTCACAAACCCCGACGAGCTCCTCTCCTACCTGGACCCCCCCGACCTTCCAAGCAATAGCAACGATGACCTCCTGTCTCTCTTTGAGAACAACTGA